In Quercus robur chromosome 10, dhQueRobu3.1, whole genome shotgun sequence, a genomic segment contains:
- the LOC126703685 gene encoding RINT1-like protein MAG2, translating into MDYEHSFQTLPVSNTLSSSVLSFLNDKFRARADLAGAPALVSELRTRCSDLDRTLTDLNRSLGASLVAYASFSDRFDAVFDDLSAKLIRLRSSTCSPTSSFSDGGGEGNGKAEKILGEELPALAKEVARVETVRIYAETALKLDTLVGDIEDAVSSVMNKNLKKHSSTQNSDEMRLLAINTLKMTEEVLTSVTKTRPKWARLVSAVDHRVDRALAVLRPQAIADHRALLASLGWPPPLSTLTSSNPDRKSAEVPNPLFTMQGDLKHQYCENFLALCRLQELQSQRKSRQLEGFNRKVALRQPLWAIEELVNPISLASQLHFSKWVDKPEFIFALVYKITKDYVDSMDELLQPLVDEAMLVGYSCREEWISAMVSSLSTYLAKEIFPVYVGQLDEESATGIRSQARISWLHLVDLMISFDKRVRSLVEHSGILLSFQEDGNLQKISSLSVFCDRPDWLDLWAEIELSEALDKLKPEMDDERNWRMKVQGAVLSSVPEDFKSPAVSSAFLRHLSSMIDRCRSLPSISLRSRFLRLGGAPITRKFLDCILQRCQEAEGLTALTDDDAIIKVANSINAAHYFESVIKEWCEDVFFLEMELNQGDQLGLSVSEYGSREEPIKGSEGGIFDEEIGKLGEFRAQWVEKISVVILRGFDAQSRDYMKNRRQWQEKGEEGWTVSKSLVVALDYLQGKVLVVEESLNRIDFVRVWRSLAAGVDRLVFQNILMSNVKFYDGGVERFDSDLQVLFGVFGAWCLRPEGFFPKASEGLKLLKMGEKQLQDSLAGGEKWMKDNGIRHLSVTETEKIVRSRVFKS; encoded by the exons ATGGATTACGAACACTCGTTCCAGACGCTTCCAGTATCGAACACGCTCTCTTCCTCGGTGCTCTCATTCCTCAACGACAAGTTTCGCGCCAGGGCCGACCTCGCCGGAGCTCCGGCTCTCGTCTCGGAGCTCCGCACCCGGTGCTCCGACTTGGATCGGACCCTAACCGACCTCAACCGGAGCCTCGGAGCTAGCCTCGTCGCCTACGCTTCCTTCTCCGATCGATTCGACGCCGTTTTCGACGATCTCAGCGCCAAATTGATCCGACTCCGATCCTCTACTTGCTCTCCTACCTCTTCCTTTTCAG ATGGAGGAGGAGAGGGAAATGGGAAGGCGGAGAAGATATTGGGGGAGGAGCTGCCAGCATTGGCGAAGGAGGTGGCAAGGGTGGAGACGGTTCGAATCTACGCAg AGACGGCACTAAAGCTTGACACTTTGGTTGGTGATATTGAAGACGCTGTATCTTCTGTTATGAACAAAAACCTAAAGAAGCATTCTTCCACACAGAATTCAGAT GAAATGCGTCTGCTTGCTATCAACACCCTTAAAATGACAGAAGAAGTTTTAACATCAGTTACAAAGACACGCCCTAAATGGGCACGTCTTGTGTCAGCAGTAGATCACAGAGTAGATCGAGCTCTAGCCGTTTTACGACCACAGGCAATTGCAGATCATCGGGCCCTTCTTGCATCCCTTGGATGGCCTCCTCCCCTTTCTACCTTGACTTCCTCAAACCCAGATAGAAAATCAGCTGAAGTCCCAAATCCACTTTTCACAATGCAAGGGGACCTCAAACACCAGTACTGTGAAAACTTTCTCGCCTTGTGCAGACTGCAGGAGTTGCAGAGTCAAAGGAAATCCCGGCAACTAGAGGGCTTTAACCGGAAAGTTGCTTTGCGCCAGCCTCTCTGGGCTATTGAAGAGCTTGTAAATCCCATATCACTGGCATCCCAACTCCATTTCTCAAAGTGGGTTGATAAGCCAGAATTCATTTTTGCTCTTGTATATAAGATCACTAAGGACTATGTTGACTCTATGGATGAGTTATTGCAACCACTGGTTGATGAAGCAATGCTAGTAGGGTACAGTTGCAGAGAAGAATGGATTTCAGCAATGGTATCCTCCTTATCAACATACTTGGCAAAAGAGATATTCCCTGTTTATGTTGGTCAACTGGATGAAGAGAGTGCCACTGGTATTCGGTCACAGGCAAGGATTTCATGGCTCCATCTTGTTGACTTGATGATATCTTTTGATAAACGAGTTAGGTCTCTGGTAGAACATTCTGGAATCTTGCTTTCCTTTCAGGAAGATGGGAATCTGCAGAAGATTTCATCTCTCTCTGTCTTTTGTGACCGACCTGACTGGCTAGATTTATGGGCAGAAATAGAACTTAGTGAAGCACTAGATAAGTTGAAGCCTGAGATGGATGATGAGAGAAATTGGAGAATGAAAGTTCAGGGGGCAGTTCTTTCATCTGTTCCTGAGGATTTCAAGTCTCCAGCCGTTTCCAGTGCTTTTCTTCGGCATCTATCATCTATGATTGATCGTTGTCGATCATTGCCTAGCATATCGTTGAGATCAAGGTTTCTCAGATTAGGTGGTGCACCTATTACCCGAAAATTTTTGGATTGCATACTTCAGAGGTGCCAAGAAGCTGAAGGACTGACTGCGTTAACAGATGATGATGCCATTATTAAAGTTGCAAATTCCATTAATGCTGCTCATTACTTTGAATCTGTGATAAAGGAATGGTGTGAGGATGTCTTCTTTCTGGAAATGGAATTGAATCAAGGTGACCAACTGGGATTATCTGTTAGTGAGTATGGCAGTCGTGAAGAGCCAATTAAAGGATCTGAAGGAGGTATTTTTGATGAGGAGATTGGAAAGTTGGGGGAGTTTAGAGCTCAGTGGGTTGAGAAGATATCTGTTGTTATCTTGAGGGGATTTGATGCTCAATCTCGAGATTATATGAAGAACAGAAGGCAGTGGCAGGAAAAGGGCGAAGAAGGTTGGACAGTTTCCAAGTCTTTAGTTGTAGCTTTAGATTATTTGCAAGGAAAAGTTTTGGTAGTTGAAGAAAGTTTGAACAGGATAGACTTTGTTAGGGTCTGGAGAAGTTTGGCAGCTGGGGTAGATAGGTTGGTTTTTCAGAATATTCTTATGAGCAATGTGAAGTTTTATGATGGTGGTGTTGAGAGGTTTGACAGTGATTTGCAGGTTTTATTTGGGGTGTTCGGGGCTTGGTGTTTGAGGCCAGAAGGATTCTTTCCAAAAGCAAGTGAGGGCTTGAAGTTGTTGAAAATGGGTGAGAAGCAGCTTCAAGATAGTCTGGCAGGAGGTGAGAAATGGATGAAGGATAATGGGATTAGGCATTTGAGTGTAACTGAGACGGAAAAGATAGTAAGGAGTAGAGTATTCAAAAGTTAA